DNA sequence from the Oryza brachyantha chromosome 5, ObraRS2, whole genome shotgun sequence genome:
gacgccggcgtcggcgacgatcCTCTCTCGTCGGCGAAGCGCAcggtgcgcggcgcggggaggagggagatgagGAAGCGGGCGCGGTGGTCGAGGTAGTCCGCGTAGGCACGGACGAAGGCGGAGTGGTCCCACGACGCGGAGTGCGCCTCGTCGCGGAAGTCGGCGAGGGCCGCGAGCAtcggcgcgccgcgccgccccacggggcggaggagctcgagGCGGAAGTGCgggtcgccgtcggcgacgaggcggtggACGAGCGCGAGGCActtggcggcgacgacgtagTCGCGCGTCCTGGAGAGCCGCCgcgcgagggaggcggcgcaggcggcggtgTACGGCCTGGAGTGCGCGGTGAGGGAGATCACCTCCCGGACGTGGCGGTCTTCCGCGGGGGCGTCCTCGTGCGACGTCGCGCGGACGATGGCGACGTCGAGCTCCGGTGCCACGGCGGCGGACACCTTGGCTATGCTGATGGAGGTCTGGTCCTTGACCGCGCCCAGCGCCTTGCGGATCGACATGGCCAAGCAGTCGCAGAGCAATGGGCAATGGCGATGGAGGTGTTCGTCTGGTTCTTGAGCTAGACGACGACGCGGTTTTGGAAGAGTTGAGGGGAGGATCCGACGGCTGGGATTGCGTGAGGGGTGGGGATGGACGGACGGCATAGGTCCGGAGAGTGGGTGGCACGTAGGAACGGAAAAGGTCAACGCGTGGTCGTTGATCGCTGACAGTGGGCCCCACAGTCGCCTGGGAAATTGGACTGTTGGTTCGTTGGgaaattaaatttggtttCTTCTCGACGAATTAAGCCAAGTcgtgtgatttttttcttccctcgTTTGGATCgatataaatttatgttatatttgttgtCATTTTGTTTGATGGATTTTATGTGCACATTCCTTCGATCGAAAGGAAggtaaagaaagaaagtagaGGGAAAAAACATGGAGAATCAAACGAGATGATGGGTAGGAATTTTTCTTATCAAGCTAGCTACCATATATCGATTGATACGATACGATTCCATATATATTCGTATGCCTCTTATCTGTTGTTGTAGGTTTGTAGTGACTAACGCATCAAATTAATGCTTCAATTCGTTCTTAGAAGCATATCCCAGAGTTCTGTGaattatactagaaaatatatttgcaacatattttcaagtttattttttaatatttgaacaCATCTAAAATTAGCTCTCTCATATTCCAAATTTGGGGCAAAAATATATGTCcccaacaaaaattatttagttttgaaCTTATGTTGGAGTATCCGTATTTTTTATGCTAATAATTTTTGGGACATGGAAATAAGTCTAATCATTCTCTAGAATATGCTCCGcttattctctttcctcaatTTAGACCCACAAAAATAGGGACATGGAAAATAATTCGCGCTTAACTTTTCAAACGGACGAATTACTCTCTTGCTTAGGCTGCGTTCAGCTTAGACCCACAAAAATAGTAGACTTTGAGCTAATCTAGTATCTTGTTTTACCTTGGTCGCTTCTCGAAcaaatataagttaaaatctaaattttaaatcaaagctaattttaagggtttttaatattttttgtttttatatttgtattttagatcgttaagaacacgtatacaAAATTCTTATTAGATAAGTCATTTCgcttatatttaatttcaacCCAGCAACGAGGAGACCATAAGTTTCTTTTAGAGAACAGAtaaatccattttaaaatttataatagttaatatataattaatcatctcCTAATGACATGACATATCCCTTTCTCGTGACGGCTATAATCTGATTTCGCTCACCATTTTTCAAGAGGTTGAAgtaaatataaactttaggGGTACGAAAGGGATAAAGTTAGTTTTTAGGGGCATACAAGAAATTTctcttaaaaattataaaagtgatatgattaattaagatgGAGAGAGCTCACAAGTTGAGCCAAACTAGGCTATTAACGAGCTAAATCGAGTTGGCTTATTGTAACGAGCATGAACAAAAACAAGCCTTAACGAACTGAACTAGTTAATCATTATCCACCCTAATTAACAGTCGTGAAGACCATTTTTACTAGACGAGCACACAAAGATAGTATCAAACACTAAAACACCCCTACATAACAGACAATATGGGTAAAgtactacatttttttaatacaaggACTTTTGTGAATGAATTTGAACAGATATCtgtacatattaatttatcctaGAATACCCTACATTTCAGGATGGATTgagttaaaagaaaaagagaagctAAGAAAACCCTGGGTTCTTGTCTTGATCAGTGTAGTCTTCCATCACCTTATTTTGGTTCCCAATTTGGACGACATTTACGTACCCTCTATGACAGCATGAAGAAATGAAGTTGGTCTTTTAATTTTGATCCTACATACTCTCTTCATTCTTTTACGCATGACGTTGGTTAGTGTAAACCAACgtcatataaataaagatggaggtagtatcttTTTGTGGGCCACAATATTCTCATGAGTTTCAGCCCAGGAATGACAAGGCCTTCAGCTAGCGGGCCCGAAAGCTCGTATTATATGTTTCACTTGCCGtgtgaaaattaatttaattggacaGTGCCATATGAAACAAATACTCCTACTAATACTACTTCATAATTGCCTCGTCTATATgcttcctccgtcccaaaacaaatcaatttttcagtttttagatacaatgtttaactcttcatcttattaaaaaaattatgattaataattttatttttattagataataaaacataaataatattttatgtgtgactattttttaaaaaatacttaaaaattattgagtaaaacataaataagacgaatggtcaaatgctcgataaaaaaccaaaaagttggttttttgggacggagggagtatataatatGTGGCATCGGCATGATATATATTGAGTAATTAAATGGAGACATGTATAGGGGTTTTCAAAGGAAGAACACCCATgcattatatatttagataagtgaatagcaaaaaaaaaaacacacacacacaccatatGTTATATGTGTCTCTTATATTAGATGAATTTAACCTCGCATATCAATTGCGACAAAAGTTACATGACAATAAGTAAACACTAggtataaattgaatttgctTTAACTTTTAGCTACACAATATAACACCACGTGGTTTAATTATATAGCTATATATTTCGTAGCTAGATCACACAATTCTAGAAATATTCACATGATGTAGCTGCATAagtgaagaaagaaaataattgagaTATGATTTcgttaattaaaataaaagttagtTGTGATAATGTGTTCATGGCTTTCTGAGAGAATTAATATGAACAATTTACACCATGGATGAACTAATATTATATCCGTACTAACGctacaaatcaaatatattataaactcttttaaatgcaataatatataaatcaaacattcaaatttgtttgtttatcaCAAGCATTTAATAAtctgattatttaaaataaactctaacaAATAACAGCAAACCACCAGTTAACCGTGACTATTGTAACTTTgcacaattaattatatgttgaaccatattgtaataaattataagttttcaaGTTTGGATGGTAATTGCAAAACTTGCAAGGCCTACTTTATAATATatgcaaattttgaaaacactgcaacaacaaattgatatattaatttcaaaatcacTATAGTATTAAGTTCACATATTGCAAGGATACTTTTAGTTAAATAATTTGTTcatattatctaatattaacagaaaatttaaactctataaaaataaatttaatgaaaaccactttatacaaacatgaaTCGCATCACATGCAACCACCTTCTTACAATAAACagaattttgtttatgttgtATATCAAAGatacaaaaaaattgtgtacctctcaaataaaacataatcaaatgtctaaatttattatgagtttaaaaacaaatttcataatgttttcttatattacataaaaatgtatttaaatcaaatattaagtggTCATATAAtacataacatatatttatcgTACGAGTTCtttgtagtttaaaaaatatatttgttaatatttGTTAATCATAATACTGATCCATGCACATGTCAGCTGATTTCAACATGCAATACGCTGATAACGTGATTATATAGATGTGCTTAAGGGTCTTCATTCCTCCAATATTAGTTAACACAGGTGTCTTGATCACATTGATGCTTTACTTAATTAATGGTTGCAAAGGAAATTTATTGGgggttgatatatatatatatatatatatatatatatatttatttatttattttcagattAGCACCTCGATCTAGGCTGTTGCCCTGACGAAAAACGGTTATCTTTTGCTAAGCGTTCATCCTTAGCTAGAACCGACAGGTATTGTTgatggaaaattttaaatggtgTTTCATtactactcccttcattttataccgtaagactttttagttttgccGGCAGTATATGTCTGtataaaatggaggaagtacaaTATTcttattatgtatatatgtatgtatatacgtATGATCCTGGCCACCTcttaacaaattaaaatagtgcACTTTTTTCCCAATGAGATCAGTGAACCCTGAGTGAATTAAAGATGGGGGACACTAATTAGCTCCAGTTGTCTTGAGAtgctgagagagagagaaccaTGGCATGTATTCTAGATTGATTGATTCCCAGTGCATCCATTCACCTGaatcatatatatgcttgatCGCCCTAGCTAGAGATATGATGTGTCATTTAGTATCCCTAGATACTTAACGAACCAGCTGCCACATTCCAAGGCATACAGTACATACAATGTACGATCGATCGAATTAACGCCATTGACGACGACCACAGTCcttcctagctagctagattaaTTAGCCAGTAGCTACATATGCATGAGATCGATGTGCATGGATCGAGATATATACCACAAAGAATATGTACATGTGTGTGACATCGATCTTGGAAGCATGGGTTAAATCATTATTCCTCAAGAATCCAAAAAGAACTATGGCTAcaatatctctctctctctctctctctctaaccattactagctagctagcaagcaaGATCGATGCATGACTAATTAAGCTGCTAGCTATATAGTAGATGAGATGAGAAGTAGTGGTGTATGGAGTTGCATGTGCATGGTGACTTTATTCTCCCAAAGGGGAGAACAGAACAAGAACTGGGTCTGGGAGGGGCCTAGGCCTTCGAGAAAGCAAAGCCAAAGCCAAAGCAAACCCAAAACAAAGCTATcaaagcagcagctgctgctgctcctgcgaGAATCTGATTCCCTGCCTGCGagtaacatgcatgcatgcccatTTTTCCTCACTCCCAGATCTATCTTGGACCAGCTACACCAACCTAGATGATCGACATCGTCATCATCGATACGATACCATTCTGTTAATCACTTTACTCTTACATCTCTTAAGCTTAAACGAccgacctagctagctagtagcatGACTGATGATAATGATATGTCCTAGATAGCTTAGTTACTAATGCATGCACAGTAGAATTAATTACCAGTAAGCTAGCTAAGTAAGTACTACATATATGGTCTTAGTTGTCTCTCTCTAGCTTTCACTGCACACAAATATATGATCTCTGTGTGTGGCGGGCGCACACAGGGAGACACGCACACATTCTTTCGTACGCTTCATTCACTTTTCTGTGCCAGTGTTGTTGGCAGCAGCATGTGCTTTTGGGCACACCGTTCCGGTccatcatctctctctctctctatagtTCAGTTCCCTCCCTTGCTGTTCTTGCTAGCTACCAGCCATCATAGacgacgtacgtacgtacgagaTAGATAGATCAGAGATCGAACAGCTAGCAAAGAGaaagatgagagagagtgagctagctagctagtcccGGCCTGAACAAACacaagcttaattaattaattaattaattagctagtatGAGTACTACGCAAGTATATACATACTAATTAACTAACTAGTGCTGAtcaaccagcagcagcagctgctcctGCAATATCATCGTCCTGCACTTCCTTCTTCAGCTAGCTCCTCCTCTTTCTCAGTGCGTGCGTGCTCTTCTCAAACTTCTATGCACACACAACACGACGAAGACTAGCTCATgaatctctctctatatatatacatatacacacactagAGTACTAAACTCTCTCATCCATATATAATGCAGGTCGTCCTccattaattaacaaattaatttaactcACCCTAGCTAGCAACGCACATATATGTAGTGCTTGCTCTTAATTAATTCCATTTTATACACAAAAACATTGGacaggatgcatgcatgcatggatagCTACCTCTGCATGCTTACCGATTCctagctggctagctagctacgtgtttatatatatatatatatatatatatatatatatatatatatatatatatatatatatatatatatatatatatatatatatatatatatatatatatatatatatttatttatttatttatttatttatttactagaGTACATGCACATCATATGCATGCAGAGAATTTCAGATACATGCAGTGCACggtgtgtttatatatttatgcgtACGTGTGGTCTGCTTAATCACTAACTGattaagctatatatatgaattttgatCTCAAGTATATAAGTGTGCAGCTAGCAAATGCATGCGGGCAACTGATCGAGACCAagttataaattagtagctagctagacaGGAGTAGTATAGTATATGATTTGAGCTGATGAAATCAAAATGGCCCTCATGAAACACTAAAGATCAATCAGTGGGATATCTTCACACTTTAGTACGTTCTATCACTGTAAAAGGAGGAAAAGGTAAAGGTAAAAATCAAAAGAGCCTTACTTTTGAATGGGCCTCTCACCCCTCTTTGACTACACACCCTTTAATTTGTAATGGCAATCAATTAACATTGTAATCATATTTGCCAAGCAGTACTACGTATATATACACCGTAGTATttgtcatatatatgtatattcattGTCTGcatatttaatttcatatataggGAATATgctcaaaattatatatagactGAGATTTTCTTAATAGGGCTGGGCTTACACATGCGAtacatatatgttgtatattgcatgttttctatatttagGAGTATCTCTCTTGCATTACTTAGAGAATAATTCATGCattagctatagctagctaactCTCCTAACATATTTCTCATCCACAGATCGATCAActcaaatacatatatttatgctACTTGTGTTGCAGCAATAGCAACATTACCAATTGAGAGATAATTAAGACAGCAACATCACATGATATATAGGAGAATTAATTGACATATAATAGGAGTTTGCATGAACAACAGTAGTAGTGGTGGTACACATAACTTGGCCCCAATGCACGAGTAAAAAAACCTaacatttaaaagaaaagaagaagaagaagaaacacaTGAAGTGATCAGATAGATCATGCATCCAAAGCTAAACTAGCTAGAGAATACTAGTACTACTTTTGCATGATCCAAATTAAAACACTCCTCCAGTCTCCATTGGCACATTAGCTAGCTGAATTGCAAGCGCAAAATGCAAATGCCTCTCTTGATCACCATCCTCCTTAAACTTAATTTCGTTCTATATCTCACACCACCATTgatatataatcatatcgaTCACACGCCCTATGATatatatctagctagctaatcgTAGAGCTACAATAGTATATTTGCAGCTCGATCAccattagctagctagattgTTGTGTGATTAGCTAGGCTCTCATCACAAGAGATGGTTACCTGTGGCAGCACTGGAGTAGGAGGTGGTGTAGCCTCCGGCGAAGTGATGATCGCCATACATGCCCCTCGGGTAGCCTCCTCCGGCTTCTCTCTTCGATGGCATCGCATGGTGGAGCTCtcctccgtcgtcgccgccgccgccatggccatcgCCGTCTAGGCCTAGATGGAACATTCCCGGCATTGCCATTGCCGGTGCTGGCGCCAGCGTCGCCTGGTCCATCGCGTGGAAGAACGGGAAGCTCTGCATCTGCTGCAGTCTCCATTGctcgaggccggcggcggtggtggcgccgccgctgccgacagAGTAGCAGCCTGCCGCGTCGACGGGCGGCTTGCCGCCCATACCGGAGAAGGTGGAGCCGAGGCTCATGGCGTCGAAgtcggcgaggcggagcagcggcggcaggaTGGAGAGGTTTCCGCCGAGCATCGCCGGAAGAGCGGGCGCGTTGGCCGTGGTGCAGGTGGACGACGTCGTCGAGCCCGCTGGCGTcgagccggcggtggcggctgatgaccccgccgcggcggccgccgacgcGGCCTTGGGCTTGGCGCGCTTGGCGTGGCGGCGGtacccgccgccgacggggaCGTTGcggagcgcgccgccgcgcgtccaGTAGCGGCGGCAGGCGCGGCAGAAGTGGCGCGGCTGGGAGAGCGAGTAGTTGTTGAAGTAGCAGAACTTGGTGTTGGTGGAGTCGCAGCGCGGGCACTTGAGCCCCGGCTCCGGCAGCGGGATCCTCGCCAGCCGCGCCCTCTCCGACATCGACATCGGCTTCGCCGGCCCCaccccgccgccaccaccgccgccgccctcgggAATCGTACCCGGCATGATTGACTGCTGAAGAAGCTCATGACtattgccgtcgccgccgccgccgcaaccggcTTCAACCTGGTGGCCATGACCATGAGCATGCTGCTGAAATAAAtcaaaccaaattaattaaatgaaacacaagcttaattaattagctggaAAGTGAAGAGAAGCATCAAGCATCAATACTCCCCAGCTGAATCAgaggcagctagctagctacaaagatggaagaagaagaagacgaagcAAACGAGGAAGACGATTATTTGTGCAGTACGTATATACCAAGACACTGCTGATCCGGATCGGAATATTGAGCTAGCCCTAGCAAGTATTctcacatctttttttttgttttcaaatttaatatgatcTCCACAACTTTCCATCCATACACACAGCTTTTATTCGTGCTTGCGCAAAAGAGAGTGAATAAAATCTCTggatggaaaagaaaagaaaagaaaagaaagaaaggggaggaagacgatgactgaaaattgattattacctgttgctgctgctggttgTTGTTATCATTCCAGCTCGAGGAATCCAGGAAGGCAGGGGGGAAGATCATGGTGGTGGGTAGCTAGCgatgcttctgcttctgcttctgctgctgctgtctaATAGAGAGAGAGctctctctagctagctacctctgcttgctgagctgagctgagctctTTGGAGAATTAAAGTGCTAGCTAGGGTTTGGCagcacttgttttttttcgtcCCAGCTGCTGCTTTCCCTTCTTCTAGCTACcttgtattttgtttgtggTGTGGTGTGTATGGCCAAAGTTTTTTGTGGTCGTTGCATTGATAGGGGCCGGCTTGGAGAGATAGTGGAGGGAATCAGAAGAGAAGAAAGCTAGCTGAGACTAATAAGAGGTGAGagagaaggaaagaaagaaagatagagagagagagagagagagacaggaTCAGCGAGTGTGAGGTGTAAGGGATAGATcatgaggagagagagagggagggagctaGCAAGCAGGGAAAAaaggagatagagagagaaaggaaagGTGAACATGTCATGTACCACCATCCTTCTATGTAGCCATCCTTATTTTTGTGATCTTGTGGCTTTCTTCTTTGCCGTGCTTGCTGCTgactgctctctctctctctctctctctgttcttCTGAAGAAGAGGGACACCAATGTGCAAGGGCTGACAGCTACCCAGAGAGAGAtcctggatggatggatcgctGGTGATGACTGATATGATGATGAGCTTGTAGAGAGTAATATGCCTTAATAAATCTAAGgtgaatttaacttttaaacacTATTATTTAGATGTAGTCATATGAATCTTAACCGTGACAGCTGCAACATATGTGTGCAAAATgtgcaacttttatatagtcCATCGATAAAATATCTAGACGAAAGATTCACATATAGAGCATACCAACATTATCTCtgcttatttgttttatttttcaggagTAGAGATATCAAACGCCTTGAAAATGCTTTCAAACTATTTAAGGAGTACACACATGGCCACAATGG
Encoded proteins:
- the LOC102712260 gene encoding dof zinc finger protein DOF3.6-like isoform X3, which translates into the protein MPGTIPEGGGGGGGGVGPAKPMSMSERARLARIPLPEPGLKCPRCDSTNTKFCYFNNYSLSQPRHFCRACRRYWTRGGALRNVPVGGGYRRHAKRAKPKAASAAAAAGSSAATAGSTPAGSTTSSTCTTANAPALPAMLGGNLSILPPLLRLADFDAMSLGSTFSGMGGKPPVDAAGCYSVGSGGATTAAGLEQWRLQQMQSFPFFHAMDQATLAPAPAMAMPGMFHLGLDGDGHGGGGDDGGELHHAMPSKREAGGGYPRGMYGDHHFAGGYTTSYSSAATGNHLL
- the LOC102712260 gene encoding dof zinc finger protein DOF3.6-like isoform X1; the protein is MIFPPAFLDSSSWNDNNNQQQQQQHAHGHGHQVEAGCGGGGDGNSHELLQQSIMPGTIPEGGGGGGGGVGPAKPMSMSERARLARIPLPEPGLKCPRCDSTNTKFCYFNNYSLSQPRHFCRACRRYWTRGGALRNVPVGGGYRRHAKRAKPKAASAAAAAGSSAATAGSTPAGSTTSSTCTTANAPALPAMLGGNLSILPPLLRLADFDAMSLGSTFSGMGGKPPVDAAGCYSVGSGGATTAAGLEQWRLQQMQSFPFFHAMDQATLAPAPAMAMPGMFHLGLDGDGHGGGGDDGGELHHAMPSKREAGGGYPRGMYGDHHFAGGYTTSYSSAATGNHLL
- the LOC102712260 gene encoding dof zinc finger protein DOF3.6-like isoform X2, which translates into the protein MIFPPAFLDSSSWNDNNNQQQQQHAHGHGHQVEAGCGGGGDGNSHELLQQSIMPGTIPEGGGGGGGGVGPAKPMSMSERARLARIPLPEPGLKCPRCDSTNTKFCYFNNYSLSQPRHFCRACRRYWTRGGALRNVPVGGGYRRHAKRAKPKAASAAAAAGSSAATAGSTPAGSTTSSTCTTANAPALPAMLGGNLSILPPLLRLADFDAMSLGSTFSGMGGKPPVDAAGCYSVGSGGATTAAGLEQWRLQQMQSFPFFHAMDQATLAPAPAMAMPGMFHLGLDGDGHGGGGDDGGELHHAMPSKREAGGGYPRGMYGDHHFAGGYTTSYSSAATGNHLL